The Acidimicrobiales bacterium genome has a segment encoding these proteins:
- a CDS encoding VCBS repeat-containing protein: protein MTTPIEERLRAHLADVAARDRLPGSDTSTAFTAFQQSRDEAGTVPRRWSDHAWPVRPAMIAAAVLVVCLVVGLLAVNRDGDAVRTGPGTDPTNPQPTTPTTVPDASGGPTATPPATAGSSTTAAPPPESTTSVVVGPSGPLGWWDGSSWRAPDSGDLPVSGDEEYTIVGLDPEVTTGTGGWGDGCGISEPPGSVVEVALPQDDDWRTPTPMAVTGVENPRPRPVRRLATSNEVYQAAAAEVLAGLGIDDAEPEVVQAIAADLDGDGTDEVVVVAEQARDTADNYGGAGDYSVAFVRQVVDGAVTTATFQVSLGRDTPELVPPRDMDVVRVAAIADFNGDGRMEIGTELHFWEGSTMAVHELAADGAIRKVLNSTC from the coding sequence ATGACCACGCCCATTGAGGAACGGCTCCGAGCCCACCTGGCCGACGTCGCCGCCAGGGACCGGCTCCCCGGCTCCGACACGTCGACGGCGTTCACGGCGTTCCAGCAGTCGCGCGACGAGGCCGGCACGGTCCCTCGGCGTTGGTCCGACCACGCGTGGCCCGTGCGGCCGGCGATGATCGCCGCGGCGGTCCTGGTCGTGTGCCTGGTCGTCGGACTGCTCGCGGTGAACCGCGACGGTGACGCGGTGCGCACCGGCCCCGGCACCGACCCGACGAACCCGCAGCCGACCACCCCGACCACGGTGCCCGACGCCTCCGGCGGCCCCACGGCGACGCCGCCGGCCACGGCGGGATCCAGCACCACGGCGGCACCCCCTCCGGAGTCCACGACATCGGTCGTGGTCGGTCCGTCCGGTCCCCTCGGGTGGTGGGACGGCAGCTCGTGGAGGGCGCCGGACAGCGGCGACCTGCCCGTCTCCGGCGACGAGGAGTACACGATCGTCGGCCTCGACCCCGAAGTCACCACGGGCACCGGTGGGTGGGGCGACGGCTGCGGGATCTCCGAGCCACCCGGGAGCGTCGTCGAGGTCGCCCTGCCCCAGGACGACGACTGGCGTACGCCCACGCCGATGGCGGTCACGGGCGTCGAGAACCCGCGGCCTCGTCCGGTGCGCCGGCTAGCGACCTCCAACGAGGTCTACCAGGCCGCAGCGGCCGAGGTCCTGGCCGGACTGGGCATCGACGATGCCGAACCCGAGGTCGTGCAGGCGATCGCCGCCGATCTCGACGGCGACGGCACCGACGAGGTCGTCGTGGTCGCCGAGCAGGCCCGGGACACCGCGGACAACTACGGCGGTGCCGGCGACTACTCGGTGGCCTTCGTGCGCCAGGTCGTCGACGGCGCGGTGACGACGGCGACGTTCCAGGTGTCCCTGGGCCGTGACACCCCCGAGCTGGTGCCGCCGCGGGACATGGACGTGGTGCGGGTGGCCGCGATCGCCGACTTCAACGGCGACGGGCGCATGGAGATCGGCACCGAGCTGCACTTCTGGGAGGGTTCGACCATGGCGGTCCACGAGCTGGCCGCCGACGGAGCGATCCGCAAGGTCCTGAACAGCACCTGCTGA
- the priA gene encoding bifunctional 1-(5-phosphoribosyl)-5-((5-phosphoribosylamino)methylideneamino)imidazole-4-carboxamide isomerase/phosphoribosylanthranilate isomerase PriA, with protein sequence MTFTLLPAVDVADGRAVRLVQGNAGTETAYGDPRDAALAWQAGGAEWIHLVDLDAAFGRGSNATLLAAVIGELDVNVELSGGIRGDASLERALSTGCERVNLGTAALENPAWCSRAIAAHGERVAVSLDVRVVEDPGGSAQHRLAARGGTADGGNLWETLERLDRDGCARYVVTDVSRDGMLRGPNVELYRAVARATAAPVITSGGISSIEDLVVLAEAAAAGANLEGSIVGTALNAGRFTLPEALEAMRRIDEAVRSVD encoded by the coding sequence GTGACCTTCACGCTGTTGCCCGCCGTCGACGTGGCCGACGGTCGAGCCGTCCGGCTCGTCCAGGGCAACGCCGGCACCGAGACCGCCTACGGCGACCCGCGCGACGCGGCGCTCGCGTGGCAGGCCGGTGGAGCGGAGTGGATCCACCTGGTCGACCTGGACGCGGCGTTCGGTCGCGGCTCCAACGCGACGCTGCTCGCAGCCGTGATCGGGGAGCTGGACGTCAACGTGGAGCTGTCGGGCGGCATCCGCGGCGACGCCTCGCTGGAGAGAGCGCTGTCCACCGGCTGTGAGCGGGTCAACCTCGGCACGGCGGCGCTGGAGAACCCGGCGTGGTGCTCACGGGCGATCGCCGCGCACGGCGAGCGAGTCGCGGTCAGCCTCGACGTGCGCGTCGTCGAGGATCCGGGCGGCTCGGCGCAGCACCGGCTCGCCGCCCGTGGCGGGACCGCCGACGGCGGCAACCTGTGGGAGACCCTCGAGCGCCTGGACAGGGACGGCTGCGCCCGTTACGTCGTCACCGACGTGAGCAGGGACGGCATGCTGCGCGGCCCCAACGTGGAGCTCTACCGGGCGGTAGCCCGCGCCACCGCTGCCCCGGTGATCACCTCCGGCGGGATCTCCTCCATCGAGGACCTCGTCGTCCTGGCCGAGGCCGCCGCCGCGGGCGCGAACCTGGAGGGCTCGATCGTCGGGACGGCGCTCAACGCCGGCCGATTCACCCTGCCCGAGGCGCTCGAGGCGATGCGGCGGATCGACGAGGCCGTGCGATCCGTCGACTGA
- a CDS encoding sigma-70 family RNA polymerase sigma factor, whose protein sequence is MAERSMGFEAFYRAERPDILRAVIMALDDRDLALDCVDEALVRAYERWDSLESMTNPAGWVFRVAVNCGLNRHRRRRLERLRPLRPDPRSSDLDGVADPAMARALARLSVEQRTVVILRYHLDWTIEQVATALDISAGTVKSRLHRALRRLETLLGGQNDHAH, encoded by the coding sequence ATGGCGGAGAGATCCATGGGCTTCGAGGCCTTCTACAGAGCTGAGAGACCCGACATCCTGCGGGCCGTGATCATGGCGCTCGACGACCGTGACCTGGCCTTGGACTGCGTCGACGAGGCTTTGGTCCGGGCGTACGAACGCTGGGATTCGCTCGAGTCGATGACCAACCCGGCCGGATGGGTGTTCCGGGTGGCCGTGAACTGCGGCCTCAACCGGCACCGACGGCGACGATTGGAACGGTTGCGGCCGTTGCGACCGGACCCCCGGTCGTCCGACCTCGACGGGGTTGCCGATCCGGCGATGGCCCGAGCGCTCGCCCGGTTGTCGGTCGAGCAACGGACCGTCGTCATCCTCCGCTACCACCTCGACTGGACGATCGAGCAGGTCGCCACCGCCCTCGACATCTCCGCGGGCACCGTGAAGAGCAGGTTGCACCGGGCGCTGCGCCGCCTCGAAACCCTTCTGGGAGGCCAGAATGACCACGCCCATTGA
- a CDS encoding CHAT domain-containing protein has translation MAPAVGVPAPAGVVYWSPIDGGEGGMWERALDAVKAWEADNDDADQLDRHVTELHGALDSQRVPAEQRAGARYHLGQALRRRYIAATGRADLDAAIGELRAAVEATSDDDPDYSGRATALAALLVARGSGDGDRAGVEAGVGLARHIVDSGRRHQQPVGPALNALAIGLVTLSEAFGVTSEVDAAITVARSALAEELEAGDRVDALLHLGTALAVRHRARGEISDIEQAVEQLRGAVDLTEESMVQRPLVLSRLVFALLQRFEATEDRADLDEAVEWGRVAAAATTPGHLLAAPMHLALALALSERWEAPRSRPDLDEAIAAAWVAWEGMPVDNPERESAGGLLTQLTWSKAHHWYGAEALDEVIRAERAVGGEGSSDLLSAQGLRAALTGDGDAHDQVVASLRAAIGSAPDDASRAELVAELGTILLSRATPDSVASGLELLEEALVQLPLDSSKRSGLSLMVAGGLALRAGNTGSRDDAETAVSLAMEAIEHHRGSTLEATAYNTAGTALTVRYQLLGHRADIEAAVVNFRTAVDQTPGDDPTRSTPLAGLSQALLQLHRLTGDEGALITCIQAAEAAVVAAFPQHQSIARLQLAAALQARADHSGDPRDAQQAEKLEQQAQRLSQLQSLPVQAEQWETINRNHLARYHHTGEIRHLDEAIQIYRRALARLSEAVPERARLLVCLSQCLLARHERTRRPDDIDAAVGAAEEAIDLQASPRQQAITRGVLGQARSARFEATGDLAEIERAIDELRKADATLVEEGGVRVVALGALSTALVRQSERTGDIAAVHGAVAAAQMACDLPDVAVELRPACLTGLATAQWNRYLALGDDGDLDSAVAHQTQALALVPPASPARFMHLHNLGGLLLQRHDRSGELADLDAAIAVSEQALDLLPRQHPDRPGVESGRAILLLERAGATDDVATLQQSVAAGRRSMERSQGAARASGQHVYAQALLTHAEAAGGGIYLWRALRALKASLRSTPEHHPLRAARLSTLAAALELRYRRSERRRHRRAALAAADEAAASVTASSEVRLRACQMSGHLHHLTGNTAHAAAAYRTAVEEVLPLLAWRGLGLVSRENRLRDFPGLASDAAAVALDAGDPARALRLLEQGRTLIWSQLLDARTDRSRLAAEHPELCRRLDHLVAELADTDDGFGRSLSAGATVPGATPYRQDVEYRWQLHRDHEELLAEVRQQPGFEDFLAAPELATLRRSAARGPVVVVNVSAYRCDALLLTPDHDDVRVVRLPALDATDVESRAQSFAAAVDTVDTTIDPPSLTAASSHITDTMTWLWHAIAQPVLDHLDLPPGEGDALPRLWWCPTGQLARLPLHAAGDSTTQDWVGGRVIPSYTPTLGTLVRNCDHEADGIEDVDDPPTGALIVGVADAPPIDGTTFSTLSSVREEVELVARHLAGPHTILQAADATRERILEALRHHTLLHFACHGHQHVTNPAASYLAVADGPLRLQEIVGQLRNNTQLAFLSACDTAQGHPDLADETLHLAAAFGFSGARHIIGTLWSIDDATAPTIARDTYAAIAAAHDEAGFDGTAVALHHAIGRLRQRPDTSAPVHWASYAHFGS, from the coding sequence ATGGCACCTGCAGTAGGCGTCCCAGCACCGGCCGGCGTGGTGTACTGGTCCCCGATCGATGGCGGAGAAGGCGGGATGTGGGAACGGGCCCTCGACGCGGTGAAGGCCTGGGAGGCCGACAACGACGACGCCGACCAGTTGGATCGGCATGTCACGGAGCTCCACGGGGCCCTCGACTCCCAACGGGTTCCTGCGGAGCAACGAGCTGGTGCCCGCTATCACCTGGGCCAGGCACTGCGCCGGCGTTACATCGCCGCGACTGGCCGCGCTGACCTCGACGCCGCCATCGGCGAGCTACGGGCTGCCGTCGAGGCGACGTCTGACGATGACCCGGACTATTCGGGTCGGGCGACGGCGCTGGCGGCGCTCCTCGTGGCCAGAGGGAGCGGTGATGGCGATCGGGCCGGCGTCGAAGCGGGCGTCGGCCTCGCCCGCCACATCGTCGACAGCGGACGTCGGCACCAGCAGCCGGTGGGCCCGGCGCTCAACGCCCTTGCGATCGGGCTGGTGACACTGTCCGAGGCCTTCGGCGTCACCAGCGAGGTCGATGCGGCGATCACCGTCGCTCGGTCCGCCTTGGCCGAGGAGTTGGAGGCGGGCGACCGTGTCGACGCTCTGTTGCACCTTGGCACTGCGCTTGCCGTACGTCACCGGGCACGTGGGGAGATCTCGGATATCGAGCAGGCGGTGGAGCAACTGCGAGGCGCCGTCGATCTGACCGAGGAAAGCATGGTCCAGCGCCCCCTCGTCCTCAGCCGACTCGTGTTTGCCCTCCTGCAGCGGTTCGAGGCAACCGAGGACCGCGCCGACCTCGACGAGGCGGTGGAGTGGGGGCGAGTGGCGGCCGCGGCAACGACCCCTGGGCACTTGCTGGCCGCACCCATGCACCTGGCGCTGGCCTTGGCCCTCAGCGAGCGGTGGGAGGCTCCGAGGAGCCGGCCGGACCTGGACGAAGCGATCGCAGCAGCGTGGGTGGCCTGGGAGGGAATGCCGGTCGACAACCCGGAGAGGGAGAGCGCCGGGGGGCTCCTCACTCAGCTCACCTGGTCGAAGGCGCACCACTGGTACGGCGCCGAGGCACTCGACGAGGTCATCCGGGCCGAGCGAGCCGTCGGTGGCGAAGGTTCGAGCGACCTGCTGTCGGCTCAGGGCCTGCGGGCAGCTCTGACCGGCGACGGCGATGCCCACGACCAGGTGGTGGCCTCGCTGCGGGCAGCCATTGGCAGCGCTCCCGACGACGCCTCACGTGCCGAACTGGTCGCGGAGCTGGGCACGATCCTGCTGTCCCGGGCGACACCCGACTCGGTGGCCTCCGGCCTGGAGCTGCTGGAAGAGGCCCTGGTCCAGCTTCCGCTCGACAGCTCCAAGCGGTCGGGCCTGTCGTTGATGGTCGCTGGAGGCCTGGCTCTGCGGGCCGGCAACACCGGCAGTCGCGACGACGCCGAGACGGCCGTGTCACTGGCCATGGAGGCGATCGAGCACCACCGGGGCTCGACCCTGGAAGCCACTGCGTACAACACGGCCGGTACCGCGCTGACGGTGCGCTACCAGCTCCTGGGCCACCGGGCCGACATCGAGGCCGCGGTCGTCAACTTTCGGACCGCGGTCGACCAGACACCCGGTGACGACCCCACCCGTTCCACTCCGCTGGCGGGCTTGAGCCAAGCCCTGCTGCAACTCCACCGACTCACCGGCGACGAGGGCGCGCTGATCACATGCATCCAAGCCGCCGAGGCAGCCGTCGTGGCAGCGTTCCCCCAACACCAGTCGATCGCGCGGTTGCAGCTGGCCGCGGCGTTGCAGGCGCGCGCCGACCACAGCGGCGATCCCCGTGACGCCCAACAGGCGGAGAAGCTCGAGCAGCAGGCACAGCGACTGAGCCAGCTGCAGTCGCTGCCGGTGCAGGCCGAGCAGTGGGAGACGATCAACAGGAACCACCTCGCCCGCTACCACCACACCGGCGAGATACGTCACCTCGACGAGGCGATCCAGATCTACCGCCGGGCCCTGGCCCGCTTGTCGGAGGCGGTGCCGGAGCGGGCCCGGCTTCTCGTCTGTCTGTCACAGTGCCTGCTGGCGCGGCACGAGCGCACCCGGCGACCCGACGACATCGACGCCGCGGTGGGAGCCGCCGAGGAGGCCATCGACCTCCAGGCCTCACCACGGCAGCAGGCCATCACCCGAGGCGTGCTCGGCCAAGCTCGGAGCGCCCGCTTCGAGGCGACCGGTGATCTTGCCGAGATCGAGAGGGCCATCGACGAACTGCGGAAGGCGGACGCCACGCTCGTCGAGGAAGGCGGCGTCCGCGTCGTCGCACTCGGCGCGCTGTCCACTGCGCTGGTCCGCCAGTCGGAGCGAACGGGTGACATCGCCGCCGTCCACGGGGCGGTGGCGGCGGCCCAGATGGCCTGCGATCTCCCCGACGTCGCGGTCGAGTTGCGTCCTGCCTGCCTGACCGGTCTGGCCACGGCACAGTGGAACCGATACCTCGCTCTGGGTGACGACGGCGATCTCGACAGCGCCGTCGCCCACCAGACGCAGGCACTGGCCCTCGTCCCCCCTGCCAGTCCTGCCCGGTTCATGCACCTCCACAACCTGGGGGGCTTGCTGCTGCAGCGCCACGACCGTTCGGGGGAGCTCGCCGATCTCGATGCCGCCATCGCCGTCAGCGAACAGGCGCTCGATCTCCTCCCGAGGCAGCACCCCGACCGCCCGGGGGTCGAGTCGGGTCGGGCCATCCTGCTCCTGGAGCGTGCCGGCGCCACCGACGATGTAGCGACCCTGCAGCAGTCGGTCGCCGCGGGACGACGCTCGATGGAACGCAGCCAAGGCGCCGCTCGGGCGTCAGGTCAGCACGTGTACGCCCAGGCCTTGCTGACCCACGCGGAGGCGGCGGGCGGCGGCATCTACCTGTGGCGGGCACTACGGGCCTTGAAGGCCAGCCTCCGCAGCACTCCCGAGCACCATCCCCTGCGGGCGGCACGGCTCTCGACGTTGGCTGCGGCCCTCGAGCTGCGGTACCGCCGCTCAGAGCGACGGCGTCATCGCCGCGCGGCGTTGGCCGCGGCGGACGAGGCGGCCGCGTCGGTCACGGCATCGAGCGAGGTCCGGCTGCGCGCGTGCCAGATGAGCGGTCACCTCCACCACCTCACCGGCAACACGGCCCACGCCGCGGCGGCGTACCGGACCGCGGTCGAAGAGGTGCTCCCCCTGCTCGCCTGGCGCGGCCTCGGTCTGGTGTCTCGCGAGAACCGCCTGCGCGACTTCCCCGGCCTGGCCTCCGACGCTGCCGCCGTCGCCCTCGACGCCGGCGACCCGGCACGGGCACTGCGACTGCTCGAGCAGGGCCGAACCCTCATCTGGTCCCAGCTGCTCGACGCCCGAACCGACCGCTCACGACTCGCCGCGGAGCATCCGGAGCTGTGTCGGCGCCTCGACCACCTGGTCGCCGAGCTCGCCGACACCGACGACGGGTTCGGTCGGTCCCTCAGCGCCGGCGCCACGGTGCCGGGCGCCACGCCCTACCGCCAGGACGTCGAGTACCGCTGGCAACTGCACCGCGACCACGAAGAACTGCTCGCCGAGGTCCGGCAGCAGCCCGGCTTCGAGGACTTCCTGGCTGCCCCTGAGTTGGCCACACTCCGCCGCTCCGCCGCCCGAGGCCCAGTCGTGGTGGTCAACGTCAGCGCCTACCGGTGCGACGCCCTACTGCTCACACCCGACCATGACGACGTCCGCGTCGTCCGCCTGCCGGCGCTCGACGCAACCGACGTCGAATCCCGGGCCCAGTCCTTCGCCGCCGCCGTCGACACCGTCGACACCACGATCGACCCGCCGTCGTTGACCGCCGCGTCCAGCCACATCACCGACACGATGACCTGGCTGTGGCACGCCATCGCACAACCCGTGCTCGACCACCTCGACCTGCCACCGGGAGAAGGCGATGCCCTGCCACGGCTCTGGTGGTGCCCCACCGGACAGCTGGCGCGGCTCCCCCTCCACGCTGCTGGCGACTCCACGACCCAGGACTGGGTCGGCGGCCGGGTCATCCCCTCGTACACGCCAACCCTCGGGACGCTCGTCCGCAACTGTGACCACGAGGCGGACGGCATCGAGGACGTCGACGACCCGCCGACCGGAGCCCTGATCGTCGGCGTGGCCGATGCACCGCCCATCGACGGCACGACCTTTTCCACCTTGAGCAGTGTTCGGGAAGAGGTCGAGCTCGTCGCACGTCACCTGGCAGGACCCCACACGATCCTTCAAGCCGCCGACGCCACCCGGGAGCGCATACTCGAGGCACTCCGGCACCACACCCTCCTGCACTTCGCATGCCACGGCCACCAGCACGTCACCAACCCGGCAGCCAGCTACCTCGCAGTCGCCGACGGCCCCCTCCGGCTGCAGGAGATCGTCGGTCAACTGAGGAACAACACCCAACTGGCGTTCCTCTCCGCCTGCGACACCGCACAAGGCCACCCCGACCTGGCAGACGAAACGCTGCACCTCGCAGCAGCCTTCGGATTCTCCGGCGCCCGCCACATCATCGGCACTCTCTGGTCGATCGACGACGCCACCGCACCGACCATCGCCCGCGACACCTATGCCGCCATCGCCGCCGCCCACGACGAGGCCGGGTTCGACGGCACCGCAGTCGCCCTCCATCACGCCATCGGCCGCCTGCGGCAACGGCCCGACACGTCCGCACCGGTCCACTGGGCCTCCTACGCCCACTTCGGGTCCTAG
- a CDS encoding cellulase family glycosylhydrolase: protein MGTGGARGVLAAAVTLVLVLVAAGCSGDGGGDEEAAPGPEVVDTVPLPRLHAERGDRPGVFDEDGRQVVLRGVNLNGLAEYARANADLDPTLPVTEATWDQIADEGFNVVRLLVSWSRLEPERGEIDDAYVEEIRTQVRSAGERGLYTVVDMHQDAWGPFVATPAGVECPAGREPANGWDGAPAWATPEADVSSCRVAEGEAKPGSDLVVEAWDRFYRDTDGIQTHLVDVWEHLATELADEPSVAGYDLLNEPGHGQGPTAPVGGLLSEFPALGDYYGRAIDAIRQGEQAAGIDPRPIYFEHSVAGNPPPAAFSDDPGLVFAPHIYGGSIVELLTVDQNWDVMLSLADGWDTSVWVGEYGWWDDPAERPEVVERVERFAAREDGALAGGGTGVVPVGSAWWQWNNGCGDPHQITDAGMAAPDEIRQYRVTGCIDGGARDDGVVPAWRDVLTRPAVRFAPGWITALAVDGDAATLELRAEDATPGAVLELWIPGDERPLVGGTGIAEVEPTRQGSGWNVTATVCADTYDVVTGPDATPTESSCP from the coding sequence ATGGGGACTGGGGGAGCGCGTGGGGTGCTGGCGGCGGCCGTGACGCTGGTGCTGGTGCTGGTGGCAGCGGGGTGCAGCGGCGACGGTGGTGGTGATGAGGAGGCGGCGCCTGGTCCCGAGGTGGTGGACACCGTTCCTCTGCCCCGGTTGCACGCCGAGCGGGGTGATCGTCCGGGGGTGTTCGACGAGGACGGTCGCCAGGTCGTCCTGCGGGGGGTGAACCTCAACGGGCTGGCGGAGTACGCCCGGGCCAACGCGGACCTCGATCCGACGTTGCCGGTGACCGAGGCGACGTGGGACCAGATCGCGGACGAGGGCTTCAACGTGGTGCGCCTCCTCGTCTCGTGGTCGCGCCTGGAGCCCGAGCGGGGCGAGATCGACGATGCCTACGTAGAGGAGATCCGCACGCAGGTGCGATCGGCCGGCGAGCGGGGGCTCTACACGGTGGTCGACATGCACCAGGACGCCTGGGGGCCGTTCGTGGCCACGCCGGCCGGGGTCGAGTGCCCGGCCGGTCGCGAGCCCGCCAACGGCTGGGACGGTGCGCCGGCCTGGGCCACGCCCGAGGCCGACGTGAGCTCCTGCCGGGTGGCCGAGGGCGAGGCCAAGCCCGGCAGCGACCTCGTCGTCGAGGCCTGGGACCGCTTCTACCGCGACACCGACGGCATCCAGACCCACCTCGTCGACGTGTGGGAGCACCTGGCCACCGAGCTCGCCGACGAACCGTCGGTCGCCGGCTACGACCTGCTGAACGAGCCGGGCCACGGCCAGGGCCCGACCGCGCCGGTCGGCGGGCTGCTCTCGGAGTTCCCGGCCCTGGGCGACTACTACGGCCGGGCGATCGACGCGATCCGGCAGGGCGAGCAGGCCGCCGGCATCGATCCGCGGCCGATCTACTTCGAGCACAGCGTGGCCGGCAACCCGCCGCCCGCCGCCTTCTCCGACGATCCCGGCCTGGTCTTCGCCCCGCACATCTACGGCGGCTCCATCGTCGAGCTCCTCACGGTCGACCAGAACTGGGACGTGATGCTGTCGCTCGCCGACGGGTGGGACACCAGCGTGTGGGTGGGTGAGTACGGCTGGTGGGACGACCCCGCCGAACGGCCCGAGGTGGTCGAGCGCGTCGAGCGGTTCGCCGCCCGGGAGGACGGTGCCCTCGCCGGCGGTGGGACGGGCGTCGTCCCGGTGGGCAGCGCCTGGTGGCAGTGGAACAACGGCTGCGGCGACCCCCACCAGATCACCGATGCCGGGATGGCGGCTCCCGACGAGATCCGCCAGTACCGGGTGACCGGCTGCATCGACGGCGGCGCCCGCGACGACGGCGTGGTGCCCGCCTGGCGGGACGTGCTGACCCGCCCGGCGGTCCGGTTCGCGCCCGGGTGGATCACGGCACTGGCCGTCGACGGCGACGCCGCCACCCTGGAGCTCCGCGCCGAGGACGCCACCCCCGGCGCGGTGCTCGAGCTGTGGATCCCCGGCGACGAGCGGCCCCTCGTGGGCGGCACCGGCATCGCGGAGGTCGAACCGACCCGACAGGGCTCCGGCTGGAACGTCACCGCGACCGTCTGCGCCGACACCTACGACGTCGTCACCGGCCCCGACGCGACACCCACCGAGAGCTCCTGCCCCTGA